DNA from Pseudomonas putida:
CCACCACCGCCAGTACCGCCAACCCGGCGATCAGCGCGCAGCGGATCCAGTGGCTACCGGCGAACCAGCGCTGGGCGATGTCGGCGTGTAGCCAGGCCGTCCAGGCACAGATCACCGCGATCACCACCGCCAGCAGGTACAGCAGCGGACGGCTGTAGTGACGCATGCGCGCCTCCAGCATGCCGTCGGTCTTGATCAGCAACCAGGTGCTGCCCAGCAGCGCATAGGCCAGGATCAACCCCACACCACAGAACAGCGGAAACGGCGCCAGCCAATCCAGCGCGCTGCCGGCAAACTGGCGGTTCTGCACAGGGATGCCCGAGATATAGGTGCCAATGGCTACACCCTGGAAGAACGTGGCCAGCACCGAGCCACCGATGAACGCCTTGTCCCAGAGATGGCGCTTGCGCGGGTGCGCCTTGAAGCGGAATTCGAACGCGACGCCGCGGAAGATCAGTCCGGCCAACACCAGCACCAGCGGCAAGTACAGCGCTTCGAGAATCACCGAGTAGGCCAGCGGGAACGCGCCATACAGCGCCGCCGCACCCAATACCGCCCAGGTCTCGTTGCCATCCCAGACCGGCGCGACGGTATTCATCATCACATCACGCTCGCTGGAGTCGCTGATCAGGGGAAACAGAATCCCCAAGCCTAAGTCGAAACCATCCATGATCACGTACATCATCAGGCCAAAAGCGATGATCACGCCCCAGATGATCGACAAGTCGATACCTTGAATTGCCATGGTTCAGTCCCCTTTCAATCCGCTACCGACAGCGGACGACGCGCTGTCGCAAGTTGGCCCGGTTGCTCAGGCGATACGTGCTCCTC
Protein-coding regions in this window:
- the cydB gene encoding cytochrome d ubiquinol oxidase subunit II, whose amino-acid sequence is MAIQGIDLSIIWGVIIAFGLMMYVIMDGFDLGLGILFPLISDSSERDVMMNTVAPVWDGNETWAVLGAAALYGAFPLAYSVILEALYLPLVLVLAGLIFRGVAFEFRFKAHPRKRHLWDKAFIGGSVLATFFQGVAIGTYISGIPVQNRQFAGSALDWLAPFPLFCGVGLILAYALLGSTWLLIKTDGMLEARMRHYSRPLLYLLAVVIAVICAWTAWLHADIAQRWFAGSHWIRCALIAGLAVLAVVVIQKSLRKRHSHLPFMGVVALVFLGYLALAISIWPNIVPPSIDLWQAAAPLTSQLFALIGALFIIPIILGYTFWSYHVFRGKVKAGDAYH